One Balaenoptera musculus isolate JJ_BM4_2016_0621 chromosome 13, mBalMus1.pri.v3, whole genome shotgun sequence genomic region harbors:
- the LOC118906220 gene encoding LOW QUALITY PROTEIN: mitogen-activated protein kinase 6-like (The sequence of the model RefSeq protein was modified relative to this genomic sequence to represent the inferred CDS: substituted 1 base at 1 genomic stop codon) → MAEKFESLMNIHGFDLGSRYMDLKPLGCGGNGLVFSAVDNDCDKRVATKKTVLTDPQSVKHALREIKIIGRLDHDNIVKVFEILGPSGSQLTDDVGSLTELNSVYIVQEYMETDLTNVLEQGPLLEEHARLFMYQLLRGLKYIHSANVLHRDLKPANLFINTEDLVLKIGDFGLARIMDPHYSHKGHLSEGLVTKWYRSPRLLLSPNNYTKAIDMWAAGCIFAEMLTGKTLFAGAHELEQMQLILESIPVVHEEDRQELLNAIPVYIRNDMTEPHRPLTQLLLGISREALDFLEQILTFSPMDRLTAEEALSHPYMSIXSFPMDEPISSHPFHIEDEVDDILLMDETHSHIYNWERYHDCQFSEHDWPIHNNFDIDEVQLDPRALSDVTDEEEVQVNPRKYLDGDREKYLEDPAFDTSYSTEPCWQYSDHHENKYCDLECSHTCNYKTRSSSYLDNLVWRESEVNHYYEPKLIIDLSNWKEQSKEKSDKKGKSKCERNGLVKAQIALEEASQQLAEKEREKNQGFDFDSFIAGTIQLSSQHELTDVVDKLNDLNSSVSQLELKSLISKSVSREKQEKGMANLAQLEALYQSSWDSQFVGGGEDCFLINQFCCEVRKDEQIEKENTYTSYLDKFFSRKEDAEMLETEPVEDGKLGERGNEEGFLNNSGEFLFNKQLESIGIPQFHSPVGSPLKSIQATLTPSAMKSSPQIPHKTYSSILKHLN, encoded by the coding sequence ATGGCAGAGAAATTTGAAAGTCTCATGAACATTCATGGTTTTGATCTGGGCTCTAGGTATATGGACTTAAAACCATTGGGTTGTGGAGGCAATGGCTTGGTTTTCTCTGCTGTAGACAATGACTGTGACAAAAGAGTAGCCACCAAGAAAACTGTCCTTACTGATCCCCAGAGTGTCAAACATGCTCTACGGGAAATCAAAATTATTGGAAGACTTGACCATGATAACATTGTGAAGGTGTTTGAAATTCTTGGTCCTAGTGGAAGCCAGTTAACAGATGATGTGGGCTCTCTTACTGAACTGAACAGTGTTTACATTGTTCAGGAGTACATGGAGACAGACTTGACTAATGTCCTGGAGCAGGGCCCGTTACTGGAAGAGCATGCCAGGCTTTTCATGTATCAGCTGCTACGTGGGCTCAAATATATTCACTCAGCAAACGTACTGCACAGAGATCTCAAACCAGCTAATCTTTTCATTAATACTGAAGACTTGGTGCTGAAGATAGGCGACTTTGGTCTTGCACGGATCATGGATCCTCATTATTCCCATAAGGGTCATCTTTCTGAAGGATTGGTTACTAAATGGTACAGATCTCCACGTCTTTTACTTTCTCCTAATAATTATACTAAAGCCATTGACATGTGGGCTGCAGGCTGCATCTTTGCTGAAATGCTGACTGGTAAAACCCTCTTTGCAGGTGCACATGAACTTGAACAGATGCAGCTGATTTTAGAATCTATTCCTGTCGTACATGAGGAAGATCGTCAGGAGCTTCTCAACGCAATTCCAGTTTACATTAGAAATGACATGACTGAGCCACACAGACCTTTAACTCAGCTGCTTCTGGGAATTAGTCGAGAAGCACTGGATTTCCTGGAACAAATTTTGACATTTAGCCCCATGGATCGGTTGACAGCAGAAGAAGCGCTTTCCCATCCTTACATGAGCATTTAGTCTTTTCCAATGGATGAGCCAATTTCAAGTCATCCTTTTCATATTGAAGATGAAGTTGATGATATTTTGCTTATGGATGAAACTCATAGTCACATTTATAACTGGGAAAGGTACCATGATTGTCAGTTTTCAGAGCATGATTGGCCTATACATAACAACTTTGATATTGATGAAGTTCAGCTTGACCCAAGAGCTCTGTCCGACGTCACTGATGAAGAAGAAGTACAAGTCAATCCTCGAAAATATTTGGATGGAGATCGTGAAAAGTATTTGGAGGATCCTGCTTTTGACACCAGTTACTCTACTGAGCCTTGTTGGCAATACTCAGATCAtcatgaaaacaaatattgtgaTCTGGAGTGTAGCCATACTTGTAACTACAAAACGAGGTCATCATCATACTTAGATAACTTAGTTTGGAGAGAGAGTGAAGTTAATCATTACTATGAACCCAAGCTTATTATAGATCTTTCCAATTGGaaagaacaaagcaaagaaaaatctgaTAAGAAAGGCAAGTCAAAATGTGAAAGGAATGGATTGGTTAAAGCCCAGATAGCTCTAGAGGAAGCATCACAGCAACTGgctgaaaaagaaagggaaaagaatcaggGATTTGACTTTGATTCCTTTATTGCAGGAACTATTCAACTTAGTTCACAACATGAGCTTACTGATGTTGTTGACAAATTAAATGACTTGAATAGCTCAGTGTCCCAACTAGAATTGAAAAGTTTGATATCCAAGTCAGTAAGCCGAGAAAAACAGGAGAAAGGAATGGCCAATTTGGCTCAATTAGAAGCCTTGTACCAGTCTTCTTGGGATAGCCAGtttgtgggaggtggggaggactgTTTTCTCATAAATCAGTTTTGTTGTGAGGTAAGGAAGGATGagcaaattgaaaaggaaaacacttacaCCAGTTACCTGGACAAGTTCTTTAGCAGGAAAGAGGATGCTGAAATGCTAGAAACTGAGCCGGTAGAGGATGGGAAGCTtggggagagaggaaatgaggaaggatTTCTGAACAACAGTGGAGAGTTCCTCTTTAACAAGCAGCTTGAATCCATAGGCATCCCACAGTTTCACAGTCCAGTTGGGTCCCCACTTAAGTCAATACAGGCCACATTAACACCTTCTGCTATGAAATCTTCCCCTCAGATTCCTCATAAAACATACAGCAGCATTCTGAAACATCTGAACTAA